Proteins encoded by one window of Culicoides brevitarsis isolate CSIRO-B50_1 chromosome 2, AGI_CSIRO_Cbre_v1, whole genome shotgun sequence:
- the LOC134829859 gene encoding ATP synthase subunit gamma, mitochondrial — MFSRVPAVTGNVLCIFNAGQQQRGMATLKTISIRLKSVKNIQKITQSMKMVSAAKYARAERDLKQARPYGEGAKQFYERAEVAPPEKENKSVFIAMTSDRGLCGAVHSGIGRHIRNEMAKTPDTKIICVGDKSRAILGRMFPKNVLMVANEIGRLPPTFLDASKLANEILNLNYEFTDGKILYNKFKSVVSYNLSEMNIFSLACVENSSKLPIYDSLDSEVVRSYLEFSLGSLLFYAMKEGACSEQSSRMTAMDNASKNAGEMIDKLTLTFNRTRQAVITRELIEIISGAAALD, encoded by the exons atgtTTTCACGCGTTCCCGCCGTGACAGGCAATGTCTTGTGCATCTTCAATGCtggacaacaacaacgaggtATGGCTACGCTCAAGACCATTTCCATCCGCTTGAAGTCCGTCAAGAACATCCAGAAGATTACACAATCTATGAAAATGGTGTCAGCTGCCAAGTACGCTCGTGCCGAACGTGACTTGAAACAAGCTCGTCCTTATGGAGAAGGCGCGAAGCAATTTTACGAGCGTGCCGAAGTTGCTCCGCCAGAGAAGGAAAATAAGTCTGTTTTCATCGCAATGACATCTGATAgag gtcTTTGCGGCGCCGTTCACAGCGGTATTGGGCGTCACATCAGAAACGAGATGGCAAAAACGCCCGACACGAAGATCATCTGTGTCGGCGACAAGTCTCGTGCAATTTTGGGTCGTATGTTCCCCAAGAATGTCTTGATGGTTGCGAATGAAATTGGGCGTTTGCCTCCAACATTTTTGGATGCCTCAAAATTGGCGAACGAAATTCTCAACTTGAACTACGAGTTCACCGACGGCAAAATCTTGTACAACAAGTTCAAGTCTGTCGTCTCGTACAACTTGTCTGAGATGAATATCTTCAGCTTGGCATGCGTCGAGAATTCCTCAAAATTGCCCATTTATGATTCCCTTGATTCCGAAGTCGTTCGCAGCTATTTGGAATTCTCGCTCGGATCCTTGTTGTTCTACGCCATGAAGGAGGGTGCTTGCAGCGAGCAATCTTCTCGTATGACTGCCATGGACAATGCTTCCAAGAATGCCGGCGAGATGATTGATAAATTGACATTGACCTTCAACAGAACTCGACAAGCCGTCATTACGCgtgaattgattgaaattatttccGGAGCTGCTGCTTTGGATTAA